TAGAGCATCTTGTGACTACATTTCCAGCAAATCGGAGTCCATGAATGAGGGTGTGGGATGAGTTCAGCCTTCTCACTGACctcacaccccccacccccacccccatggGAGTGATCATCCTAGACTGTTCACTGTTGCACCACACTGAGCATTAGTCCTGGGTTGCTTTCAAATGTGCagctaaatataaaaaaattctaaattacagctagctggctaacagcTGCTGAGGTTAGCTACATTTGATTGGTACTAATacatcatttcctgtttatGGCTAAACTTAGCTGCTAGCTAAATGTAGCTACACCACattgatttgttgttgttttgccaTTTGTACCAGTAGCTAATTTAGCTGAATAGTTTGTTTGTATCCACTCAGTGTTTTGCTACAGTTGGAAGCTAGCAGTTGCATGGAAGCCGTTAGCCATGAAGCTTTAGATTTCCACTAGAATTTGAACTACCATTGATTATTACGTTTATTGATTCACCTCTTAGAATCTTTAACAGATCACCCTTTGCTTTCTGCTGCATCTTGACATGGTAGTCATTAAAAAATGGGTGTAGCTGCAGAGACACCTGCACAGTCAGACGTGTTGATGCTTATCAGTGTATGAACGGGCTGGTGGTGAGTGCAGTGCTGAGGTGTTCTGTCTTCAAAGCAGCATATTGTGTTGGAAATGAACTCTTTTATCTGTCGTCCCCCGTGTATGCGGCGCTGCCAGGTTTCCATGGCAGGGAGGGCCAGCTGGGGTTTACTGAGTGTGCGCAGATACAGTCGACTCAAGAGTGGAGGCTGGTGGAGGCGTTTCTGTGTGTTCACTAAGGTCGTCCAAACACAGTTATGTCACATGGAGATCTCCTGTCAACGACCTGATCTCTGCTCAGCTGATTAGAGTAGATAGGGAGTTCTAAATATGCGATTAATAGATTCCGCTCAAACACAACAGACGGGCTGGTGCTTTAAGAAGGAGCATTTGCTGGGTTTTGTCCCAGTCAGACATTGCAGGTGCGGACTGTATTCAGCCCATCTTAGCACAAAGAGGGAACTCTATCTGTGGCCTATAATATCAGTCAAATGAACCGAATCTGCAAAAAATACTCAGTGTCCCTGGATGTGTCTCAGTAACTCGAGATGCACACTCAGGGTTTTTCTGATGTGTTCTGTCATCCTCGCAGGCCTCTCGCACACCCCACGATCAGACAAAGCTGAAGTCTCCTTCAACCTCAATGATATGGAGACCTACCTGCCCTACACCAAAGCTCTGAGGGAATTCCTGGCCAAGTACGATGAAAACGACCAGAAAGATATGATGAAATTTGAGGACTGTGGAGGTACATTACATCTGCTCTAATTGTTTATTTACAACCCTCTTCTCTACACAAATTCTTAAACTTTCCTTGTGTCTTCCAGAGGAGCCTGCAGAGTACAAGAATCGCGGCGACTTAGAGAGCGATGTGGGCATCAGAAAAGCCTGCCGGTTCTCCAGGACCCTGCTGGGACCCTGCTCTGGCCTTGATGACACTGAATTTGGCTTCAAGCAGGGCAAGCCATGTCTGATCGTAAAGCTCAACAGGATCGTCAACTACCGCCCAAGGGTAATTTTAAATGACTGGCCCTGTTGTAGCCACTTTAAATGATGctgccacaagggggcagcatAAGCTATGTGTGAAACCAGAGACTGTAAATGAGGATGTGACATCACTGGTTTTATTCTTAAACTGTGTTCTCTGTTCAGCCCCCGACCTCCAATGAAAGTATTCCTGAAGAGGCTCAACCAAAGGTGCAGCCCAACGTGATCCCTCTCCACTGCACAagcaaggtacacacacacacacacacacacacacacacacactttccactTCAGAATAAATCTGTTGGTGACCACTGACTCACCCTACTCCTCCACCAACCTTGTCTGTTTCTCCAGAAAGAGGAGGATGTTGGTAAAATTGGGGAGATCAAGTACTACGGTATTGGCGGCGGCTTCCCCCTGCAGTACTACCCGTACTACGGCAAGCTGCTGCACCCTCAGTACCTGCAGCCGCTGGTGGCGCTGCAGTTCAACAACCTGACGCTGAACACTGAACTGCGCATCGAGTGCAAAGTGTTCGGAGACAACATCGACTACAGTGACAAGGACCGCTACCAGGGACGCTTTGAGGTTAAGTTCCATATTAACAGTTTATGACCGACATCAGGACCATAgcacacccccccacccaccctcctCCCATCTGCCCCATAACACCAATCTGTAGAAGATAAGAAAATAGAGGGGGCAGCTGTAGCAGTTAAGTCAATCACAACTAGTCTTGAATTTAAAAACCAGTTAGGGGACCGACATGTATTCTGTCTGCTTTCATCACTAGCTTCTACACCTCTCTGTCTAGCCTTAGAGTGTAATCTAGAGGAGCAATAGGCCCGATGGAAATATTTATTCTGCTGTAAATGAGACTTTTCCACGAGCCATGGGACATTGTTGAGTGTGCGTCGCTGTGTTCGTCCCCTCTGCATAACGCTGCCTTGTGTGGTTTCAgtagatatttttatttttttggagtGTGCAGTAGTTGCCGCAAAATCTGGTCCTCCTAAAGCCACGCCGTTTTCCTCATGTCCTCCAGCTTTAGCGTCCGTCGCAAAGCTAATTTAATGATTTCTCTCTTCTGATCTGTGTGAGGAAAAGGCTGCACTCCAGGAaactttctttcctctttttatttcttttacgtCTGATCACGTGAGACTCTTTTAGTTTGAATCGGTGTGTGCTGGGTTTCGGGCCTTTTACTGTTGATTTTTTGCCTTGAATGTAGACTTGTGTGTCCAGCCTGTTAGACACTTTGGCTTGCTGTAAGGGCGACGGTGCTAACTTGagttgttctgttttttttttgttttttttttctttttcttttttggtgtAACTCAATGTTTTAACAATTAAACATGGTGAAGACTTTTATATTTATGCAGTTGTACATCGTTTCTTTGCAGAATATTGTAATGTATAAATGCAATACCAAAGTGAAGTCGGAAGCAATGCAGTACTCCTTTTTAGGACGTCATCATGTTAAGTGCTAAAGTCAGTGTCATGCCTTGCAACCTTTCAATGGTTAAccttttgatttgtgttttggcCATGAATGTAGTTGGACTGAAGAATTTTCACAATGAAGGTGATCCTCATgcatttcaataaaaaaagacGAGTTCTTGCAGAGCTCTGTGG
This region of Parambassis ranga chromosome 2, fParRan2.1, whole genome shotgun sequence genomic DNA includes:
- the LOC114431881 gene encoding sodium/potassium-transporting ATPase subunit beta-233-like, whose translation is MSSNKDDGGWKKFLWNSEKGELLGRTGASWLKIFLFYVVFYGFLAGVFVGTIQAMLLTLSDYKPTWQDRVAPPGLSHTPRSDKAEVSFNLNDMETYLPYTKALREFLAKYDENDQKDMMKFEDCGEEPAEYKNRGDLESDVGIRKACRFSRTLLGPCSGLDDTEFGFKQGKPCLIVKLNRIVNYRPRPPTSNESIPEEAQPKVQPNVIPLHCTSKKEEDVGKIGEIKYYGIGGGFPLQYYPYYGKLLHPQYLQPLVALQFNNLTLNTELRIECKVFGDNIDYSDKDRYQGRFEVKFHINSL